In Prunus dulcis chromosome 1, ALMONDv2, whole genome shotgun sequence, the following are encoded in one genomic region:
- the LOC117614451 gene encoding E3 ubiquitin-protein ligase ORTHRUS 2-like: MANVSVRVLPCDGDGFCMACKTKPSAEETLTCKTCYTPWHVACLAVPPETLAETLMWDCPDCAPPSDDGQIAGNTVADGGEAGSSGELIAAIRAIESDESLTEREKAKRRQELMSGGARPPSDGVGANPEKDDKTVGENDGLDNLEVDIKCSICMQLPERPVTTPCGHNFCLKCFQKWVKQGKRTCANCRRAVPPKMASNPRINSVLVEAIRIAKQSNGFIGEEQRAKVVHYVQIQNQNRPDKAFTTERAKKAGKANAASGRIFVTIPPDHFGPIPAENNPEKKTGVLVGETYDGRIECRQWGVHFPMISGIAGQSKHGAQSVVLSGGYEDDEDHGEWFLYTGSGGRDLSGNKRTNKAHTFDQKFELRNQALRVSCLQGYPVRVVRSKKEKRSSYAPPAGLRYDGVYRIEKCWTKHGKQGFKVCRYLFVRCDNEPAPWTSDVHGDRPRPLPVIPELVNAIDVTERRVEPSWDFDEEKGCWMWKRSAPRSKIPVDSGNLGDKKQTRKVIKRKQKTTVSKRLLKGLECYLCHNVMTLPITTPCAHNFCKDCLEGAFAGISATTQRTCQGRRTLRAKKNVMKCPSCTNDIADFLNNPQVNTELKNIIESLQVKAVKSEEGAKESSKHTDGSHEKLDLVAEDPETRNASEATLDEAKESADICMRDAERHEGKELFKQQDSVNSEVELGPVEPAKANKKELQATAVERNLKQTRKRKKANNRGNALDVGAMTSSKRGKVEAAA, translated from the exons ATGGCCAACGTCAGCGTTAGAGTGCTCCCCTGCGACGGCGACGGCTTTTGCATGGCCTGCAAAACGAAGCCGTCAGCCGAGGAGACGCTCACGTGCAAAACCTGCTACACCCCCTGGCATGTGGCTTGCCTCGCCGTCCCCCCCGAAACCCTTGCCGAGACTCTCATGTGGGACTGTCCCGACTGTGCTCCGCCGTCCGACGACGGACAGATCGCCGGTAATACGGTCGCCGACGGAGGAGAGGCCGGAAGCTCCGGCGAGCTGATCGCGGCGATCAGAGCCATCGAGTCGGATGAGTCTCTGACCGAGCGGGAGAAGGCAAAGAGGCGGCAGGAGCTGATGTCTGGAGGAGCGCGACCACCGTCCGATGGCGTCGGCGCTAATCCAGAGAAGGACGACAAAACCGTCGGTGAAAACGATGGCCTCGATAATCTCGAGGTCGATATCAAGTGCTCGATTTGCATGCAGCTTCCGGAAAGACCGGTTACG ACACCTTGTGGTCACAACTTCTGCCTCAAGTGCTTCCAGAAATGGGTGAAGCAGGGAAAGCGAACCTGCGCGAATTGCCGCCGCGCAGTCCCGCCGAAGATGGCGAGCAACCCTCGCATCAACTCTGTGCTTGTGGAGGCCATCCGCATAGCGAAGCAGTCAAACGGCTTCATCGGAGAGGAACAACGAGCTAAGGTGGTTCACTATgtccaaatccaaaaccagAACCGGCCTGACAAGGCGTTCACCACAGAGAGAGCCAAGAAGGCTGGCAAGGCCAACGCCGCGAGCGGCAGAATCTTCGTGACCATCCCGCCTGACCATTTTGGACCCATTCCGGCCGAAAACAACCCTGAGAAGAAGACGGGGGTGTTGGTTGGGGAGACTTATGACGGCAGGATAGAATGTAGGCAATGGGGGGTTCATTTTCCGATGATTTCTGGGATTGCCGGGCAGTCCAAACATGGGGCCCAGTCGGTTGTTCTCTCTGGGGGCtatgaagatgatgaggaCCATGGCGAGTGGTTTCTTTATACAGGGAg TGGTGGCAGGGATCTTAGTGGCAATAAGCGTACAAATAAGGCTCACACTTTTGATCAGAAGTTTGAGCTGAGGAATCAGGCACTAAGAGTAAGTTGCCTACAGGGTTACCCTGTTCGAGTTGTCAG ATCCAAGAAGGAGAAACGCTCCTCTTATGCCCCACCAGCAGGGCTACGATACGATGGAGTTTACAGAATTGAGAAATGTTGGACAAAACATGGCAAACAA GGTTTTAAGGTATGCAGGTATCTTTTTGTTAGATGTGACAATGAACCTGCTCCTTGGACAAG TGATGTTCATGGAGACCGTCCAAGGCCTCTGCCAGTTATTCCGGAGTTGGTGAATGCCATTGATGTAACAGAAAGAAGGGTAGAACCTTCTTGGGACTTTGAT GAAGAAAAAGGTTGCTGGATGTGGAAAAGGTCTGCACCACGTAGCAAAATACCGGTGGATAGTGGGAACCTAGGAGATAAGAAACAAACTAGGAAAGTTATCAAGCGAAAACAGAAAACGACTGTTAGCAAACGGCTTCTGAAAG GGTTGGAATGCTACCTCTGTCATAATGTTATGACTCTCCCAATTACTACGCCATGTGCTCACAACTTTTGCAAAGATTGCTTAGAGGGTGCCTTTGCTGGCATAAGCGCAACGACACAGCGGACATGCCAAGGCAGACGTACATTACGGGCAAAGAAAAATGTGATGAAGTGTCCTTCATGTACGAATGACATAGCAGATTTTCTTAACAATCCGCAG GTTAATACAGAACTCAAGAATATCATAGAATCACTCCAGGTGAAAGCTGTTAAGTCAGAGGAAGGTGCTAAAGAGTCAAGTAAACATACTGATGGCTCACATGAAAAGCTTGATTTGGTTGCTGAAGACCCCGAAACTCGCAATGCAAGTGAAGCGACTCTGGACGAAGCCAAAGAAAGTGCTGACATTTGTATGAGAGACGCAGAGAGACATGAGGGCAAGGAGCTCTTTAAGCAGCAAGATTCTGTTAACAGTGAGGTAGAACTTGGTCCGGTTGAACCTGCAAAGGCCAACAAGAAGGAACTGCAAGCAACTGCAGTTGAGAGAAACTTAAAGCAGACTCGCAAGCGAAAAAAGGCGAACAACAGAGGTAATGCGTTGGATGTCGGGGCAATGACTAGTAGCAAGAGGGGTAAAGTGGAAGCAGCAGCGTGA